attagaaacTTCTATTACATATAAGAAAATACTGAAATTTTGGGCATACCCCAcgcaattttctattttgggcCAAATACAACACACAGTTGTTTTTTTGATACAACAATACACAGTTATTATTGCATAATacataaagagaaaaataataggGCATGCAATTcattaattatatgtatatttgtggGTTCACTTACTGGGGTAATTTGTTAAGTTTACAATAACTATAGTCCTTGAATTTCTTGGGCTTATATTTAGGGGGATTTTGAGGATCAACAAGCTGAGGAAGTGACCCAACCACAAATTCCCCTGGAGGCTCCAAGAATACAGGCCATGACATCCTTGTTTTCTTCTTATCTACTGTTGTCCGATGCAACACTGACTTGTACTTTCCATTGCTTAGTATctacatttattatatttacaacAATTACTTTTAAATCCTATAAAAATTACCTCACATCTAAAACTGCATTTCAAGTAAAAAAGCTacattaaatatcaaataaattaatgcaTACACGTTGAAGTATGTTTaaactgaaaaaaataataaaaattccatTGAATGAGGAAAATGAAGAAACCTCAATTTGGTCGCCAATGTGAACAATGAGGGCGCCAGGGATGTACTTGGCGTCAATCCAATGGTCATCCTTGAATACCTGCAATCCAGGGACCTCGTTGGGCACCAACACAGTCATGGCAGAAAGATCAGTGTGGGAAGCAACCCCAAGAGTAAGATCAGGACGTGGACATGGCGGATAATAGTTTATCTTCATCAGATACTCAATCTCCTCTCCTCCTGCTCCTTCTTTCAGGACATCTGCTTCAAGCCCAAGCCCTATTGATAGCCATTTAAACAGCTTATCCACCACCTTTCTCACCTCTTGCGCATACTCTTCGTTCACCGCTCTACCACCAAAccaataatgtttttttattttatttatttataatcttattaaaaattaaagcacaagaaaaatgattatatcatgcataaacTATGGGTTTAATCACCTGTAAGAAGGAGGATTTTTGGGCCAGAACTGGTGGTTAATACATGAAGCAGGCCATATCCTGTGGAAAAGGTAATCAGACCAGTTCTTCTTTCCATTAACATCTTCCCCAACCTTGCTTCCATACCCTTCAATGGTGTGTGCCCTAGGAGGCTTAGCATACACCTCTTTCTCTTCTTGTGGTAGATTGAAGAACTGCTTTCCAATTAGTTGCAGTGTTTGGATTAGATCAAAGGGTATCCCATGGTTCACAACCTGGAATATCCCCCAATCTCTGCTAGCATTGGCAATCAAACGGATGATATTATCCTGATCAGGGTCGCTGAAATCGATTACAGGGATATCAGGGATGGGACCATGAAATGTTGTAATTGCAGGTTGTTCATCCTCGGGTCGAATAAACTCTGTTGGGATATTGTCTTCAGTTAGAGATGATGAAACAATGGCTTGGACTCGCTCCACCTCCATCTGACTCCTCTTTTTATCCCTTTAGAAAACTGCTTCACCTAGCCTTTACGTGTTCCCTTATTTATAGCAAATGTCCTagtaacataaaaataaacaaataaatcacGTTCAGTTTCCCTTTAGAGTTCCACCTAATAGAATTGGGACTAACCTTggattgaatcgaatcgaatcaaatcgggtaaaaaaattttaattttaaaatatcacctAAGATAATGAATTACATTTGTatcttgaataaaaataaataaatgaaaatattattatgacttttttttccttttaaatgaatatatttctattaattgatcattattttttagtgaatatatattctatttttaaatttattgtaataAAAAGTACTCCAATTATCtttgtaatatataaatatagagaTTACCCTATTTTTGTCATGGCGTGAGTaaggtttttgaaaaaaaaaaatttctttcattattttaaatggttGACCATCATTTTAAGGAAACTGGAAATAACTTTCCAATTAGTGAACAAAAAGTCATTCGTATTTTTGAGTTAGTTCATTGTGATTTATGAGGGTTTTATGACATCCTTCATCTTGTGGATCTCTTATTTTTGACATTGGTTGATGATTTCTCTTAGGCTGTTTGGGTATATCTATTGGCTAATAAAAATGaggttttcaaagttttcatgTCATTCATTGCTATGGTTGTTCATcaattttctcaacaaataaAGTATGTTAGAAGTGATAATGGGacgaaatttaattttgtcaatGATTATTTTCTTGCAAATGacattatttttcaaacatattGTGTTGGTACTCCTTAACAAAATGGAACAGTGGAGAGGAaacatcaatatattttaaatatagcCCGTGCTTTGCGTTTTCAAGGAAATCTGCCTATATCTTTTTAAGGGGAGTGTGTGTTGGCTACTTCTCATCTCATTAATCAAAACCTCTTCTTCATAATAAAACACCCTATGAAATGTTATTTGGTAGCCATCCTTTGTTTGATGATTTTCGTGTGTTTAGTTGCTTATGTTTTGCTCATAATCAACGTTCTAAGGGTGATAAGTTTGCTAGTCGAAGTTAAAAGTGTGTTTTTGTTGGGTACCCTTTTGGCAAAAAGGGTTGGTATTTATATGATCTGAATTCTAAGAAGTTCTTTATGTCCCGcgatgtgaattttttttaggatattttttcGTATTTGGATGGGAATGTCGCAACCATTGAGCTTGACAATGTTGCTCTGCCATATGAGAGTGCAAACATAATTTTTGatacatattttaatgaatCAGAAGTGTTACAACTCGCGGCAGTTCCTTCGTTTGCTACTCTGCAGCCTGTGAGTTTGTCACATGAGAGTTCTTTCTCTAATGACATGGTGGTACAAGAGGCTTTGGGTCATGATGCGTCTGAATTGGGACGAGGGTATAAGGAGAAATTTCTTGCTGTGAAGCTTAGGGATTTTGTCACTCATACCATCATAAAGAAAAGTCCATCTCCAATCTCACCTACTTCAGATCCTACCTTAGGTACTCCATTTCCTATAGTATTATGTTAATTGTGACAAATTTACTATGAAACACCGAAATTTTCTTGTAGCTATTACTGTAGGAGTCAAGCCACAGTCTTTTAAAGAGGCTATGGAGGATGCAGGATGACGTGATGCTATGTAGAAGGAGATTTGTGCTTAGGAGGATCATGACACTTGGTCTATGGAAACACTTCCTTCTAAAAAGAAAGCATTGGATAGTAAGTGGGTGTATAAGATTAAATATAACTCTGATGGAAGTATTGAGAGACTTAAAGCTCATATTGTTGTTTTTGGTAATCACTAGGTATAAGGTATTGA
The sequence above is a segment of the Gossypium raimondii isolate GPD5lz chromosome 4, ASM2569854v1, whole genome shotgun sequence genome. Coding sequences within it:
- the LOC105780414 gene encoding flavonol synthase/flavanone 3-hydroxylase, translating into MEVERVQAIVSSSLTEDNIPTEFIRPEDEQPAITTFHGPIPDIPVIDFSDPDQDNIIRLIANASRDWGIFQVVNHGIPFDLIQTLQLIGKQFFNLPQEEKEVYAKPPRAHTIEGYGSKVGEDVNGKKNWSDYLFHRIWPASCINHQFWPKNPPSYRAVNEEYAQEVRKVVDKLFKWLSIGLGLEADVLKEGAGGEEIEYLMKINYYPPCPRPDLTLGVASHTDLSAMTVLVPNEVPGLQVFKDDHWIDAKYIPGALIVHIGDQIEILSNGKYKSVLHRTTVDKKKTRMSWPVFLEPPGEFVVGSLPQLVDPQNPPKYKPKKFKDYSYCKLNKLPQ